A window of the Punica granatum isolate Tunisia-2019 unplaced genomic scaffold, ASM765513v2 Contig00001, whole genome shotgun sequence genome harbors these coding sequences:
- the LOC116189725 gene encoding callose synthase 5-like: protein MWFLVVSWLFAPFLFNPSGFEWQKIVDDWDDWTKWISSRGGIGVPATKSWESWWDEEQEHLQYTGWLGRFWEVILALWFFVYQYGIVYHLHVSQGSKSIIIYGLSWLVIVAVMIILKIAQAWRPLVKGPGMWGSVKALRRGYDYLIGLVIFTPLAVLAWFPFVSEI, encoded by the exons ATGTGGTTCTTGGTCGTATCTTGGTTGTTTGCTCCTTTCCTCTTCAATCCTTCGGGATTTGAGTGGCAGAAGATAGTGGACGACTGGGATGACTGGACAAAATGGATTAGTAGCCGAGGTGGTATTGGTGTTCCGGCGACTAAGAGCTGGGAGTCATGGTGGGATGAAGAGCAAGAGCACCTGCAGTACACTGGGTGGTTAGGACGGTTCTGGGAGGTCATTCTCGCTCTCTGGTTCTTCGTTTACCAGTATGGTATCGTCTATCATCTCCATGTATCCCAAGGGAGCAAGAGCATCATC ATATATGGCCTCTCGTGGCTCGTGATTGTTGCTGTGATGATCATCCTGAAG ATAGCACAAGCGTGGAGGCCATTGGTGAAGGGTCCGGGGATGTGGGGATCAGTGAAAGCACTCCGGAGAGGGTACGATTACTTGATAGGGCTTGTGATCTTCACTCCCCTGGCAGTCCTTGCTTGGTTCCCCTTCGTGTCCGAGATCTAG